From the Nisaea sediminum genome, one window contains:
- a CDS encoding CmpA/NrtA family ABC transporter substrate-binding protein, with product MTDIRIGFIPLVDVAPLVALKEIGFAREEGIEVSLHREISWSNIRDKLAVGLYDASHLLAPMALATNLGLAGPPADLVVPYVLNLNGDVVCATTTFLSAVGLPADAPAARIAERIRAGALGRPVTFGVPFFFSTHHFLLRYWLASQGIDPARDVRIEVIPPPLMPQAIANGVIDGMMVGEPWGSVAVDEGTASIFLSATEIWAGAPEKVFGMRRRWAEENPDAVHALLRALYRASSWAEDPGNRVTLSELLAKDAYLGLSAEVIERALSGALTRTPQGLQERIGRFMVFQDGGSSFPWLSQALWFLEQMERWGFVEITAEHRRLVRNTMAPNLYRESLSPLGVAVPSANAKLEGSLAETTPAASATGRLFLGPDRFCDGKIFDPEIAS from the coding sequence ATGACCGATATCCGCATCGGTTTCATCCCGCTCGTCGACGTGGCGCCGCTGGTGGCGCTGAAGGAAATCGGCTTCGCCCGCGAGGAGGGGATAGAGGTTTCGCTGCACCGCGAAATCTCCTGGTCGAACATTCGCGACAAGCTTGCGGTCGGGCTCTATGACGCCTCGCATCTTCTGGCACCGATGGCGCTCGCGACCAATCTCGGACTGGCGGGGCCGCCGGCGGATCTGGTGGTTCCCTACGTGCTCAACCTGAATGGCGACGTGGTCTGCGCGACTACGACCTTTCTTTCCGCCGTGGGGCTGCCAGCCGATGCCCCGGCTGCCCGGATCGCGGAGCGAATCCGGGCCGGAGCCCTCGGCAGGCCGGTGACTTTCGGCGTTCCGTTCTTCTTCTCCACGCATCATTTCCTGCTGCGTTACTGGTTGGCGTCGCAGGGCATAGACCCCGCGAGGGACGTCCGCATCGAGGTGATCCCGCCGCCGCTGATGCCGCAGGCCATCGCCAATGGCGTGATCGACGGAATGATGGTGGGCGAACCCTGGGGCTCGGTTGCCGTCGACGAAGGTACGGCCTCGATCTTCCTTTCCGCGACCGAGATCTGGGCCGGAGCGCCGGAGAAGGTCTTCGGAATGCGCCGCCGCTGGGCGGAAGAGAATCCCGATGCCGTGCACGCGCTGCTGCGCGCGCTCTACCGCGCTTCGAGCTGGGCGGAGGATCCTGGCAATCGTGTTACCCTTTCCGAACTGCTCGCCAAGGACGCCTATCTGGGCTTGTCCGCCGAAGTGATCGAGCGCGCCCTTTCCGGCGCGCTCACCCGCACGCCGCAAGGGCTCCAGGAGCGGATCGGCAGGTTCATGGTCTTTCAGGACGGAGGATCCAGTTTCCCCTGGCTGTCGCAGGCGCTCTGGTTTCTCGAGCAGATGGAGCGCTGGGGCTTCGTCGAGATCACGGCCGAGCATCGGCGTCTGGTGCGCAATACGATGGCGCCGAACCTCTATCGCGAGTCCCTCAGCCCGCTCGGCGTGGCCGTCCCCAGCGCCAATGCGAAGCTCGAAGGCTCGCTTGCGGAAACCACGCCGGCCGCATCGGCAACAGGCCGCCTGTTCCTCGGACCGGACCGGTTCTGCGACGGCAAAATCTTCGATCCCGAAATCGCGAGCTGA
- a CDS encoding ABC transporter ATP-binding protein: MAFLELKNLSKSYGLGVDRTSVLENVSLEVEEGEFVAILGFSGSGKTTLISSIAGLIEPDAGEILLNGKPIKGPGPDRGVVFQSYSLMPWLTVHGNIALAVDEVFSKEGKAQRKQRVENAIEMVGLSHAAERRPAELSGGMRQRVAVARALAMSPEMLLLDEPLSALDALTRAKLQDEIEQIWSRDRKTVILITNDVDEALLLADRVIPLTMGPGATLGPDFKVDLPRPRERAAMNHDPAFKHLRGKITQYLMDIGAEHAAAADDSKVLPDVVPITRKEKPPKVYRDAARSPIGEGYVEFSGVRKVYPTPKGPLTVVDGFDLKLKQGEFISLIGHSGCGKSTVLSMMAGLTGISDGGIILDGHEVSDAGPDRGVVFQAPSLMPWLTARQNVELGVERVYPHATERDRSDIVEYYLSRVGLADAMDRPAKDLSNGMKQRVGIARAFALSPKLLLLDEPFGMLDSLTRWDLQEVLMEVWGRTQVTSICVTHDVDEAILLADKVVMMTNGPNARIGAIMEVNLPRPRTRRALLEHPNYYSYREEILNFLEEYERGAHADAA, translated from the coding sequence ATGGCATTCCTTGAACTGAAGAACCTGTCCAAGTCCTACGGTCTCGGCGTCGACCGGACCTCGGTGCTCGAGAACGTTTCCCTTGAGGTGGAGGAAGGCGAGTTCGTCGCGATCCTCGGTTTCTCGGGCTCCGGCAAGACGACGCTGATCTCCAGCATCGCCGGCCTGATCGAGCCGGATGCGGGAGAGATCCTGCTGAATGGCAAACCGATTAAGGGGCCGGGACCGGACCGCGGCGTGGTGTTCCAGAGCTACTCGCTCATGCCCTGGCTGACCGTGCACGGCAACATCGCGCTTGCCGTTGACGAGGTGTTCTCGAAAGAGGGCAAGGCGCAGCGGAAACAGCGGGTGGAAAACGCGATCGAGATGGTCGGCCTCTCCCACGCCGCCGAACGGCGTCCGGCGGAACTTTCCGGCGGCATGCGCCAGCGTGTCGCCGTCGCCCGCGCGCTGGCCATGAGCCCCGAAATGCTGCTGCTGGACGAACCGCTCTCCGCGCTCGATGCCCTCACCCGCGCAAAGTTGCAGGACGAGATCGAGCAGATCTGGAGCCGGGACAGGAAGACCGTGATCCTGATCACCAACGATGTCGACGAGGCCCTGCTGCTGGCCGACCGGGTCATCCCGCTGACCATGGGCCCGGGCGCGACGCTCGGCCCGGACTTCAAAGTCGATCTCCCGCGCCCGCGCGAACGCGCGGCGATGAACCACGATCCGGCCTTCAAGCATCTTCGCGGCAAGATCACCCAGTATCTGATGGATATCGGGGCGGAGCACGCCGCGGCGGCGGACGACAGCAAGGTGCTTCCGGACGTCGTGCCGATCACCCGCAAGGAAAAGCCGCCGAAGGTCTATCGGGACGCCGCCCGTTCCCCGATCGGGGAAGGCTATGTCGAGTTCTCCGGCGTCCGGAAGGTCTATCCGACGCCGAAGGGACCGTTGACTGTCGTTGACGGGTTCGACCTCAAGCTGAAGCAGGGCGAGTTCATCTCTCTGATCGGCCATTCCGGCTGCGGCAAGTCCACCGTGCTCTCGATGATGGCCGGTCTGACCGGGATCAGCGACGGCGGTATCATCCTCGACGGCCATGAGGTCAGCGACGCAGGCCCGGACCGCGGCGTGGTCTTCCAGGCACCTTCGCTGATGCCCTGGCTGACCGCCCGGCAGAATGTTGAGCTCGGCGTCGAACGGGTCTATCCGCATGCGACGGAGCGGGACCGCAGCGACATCGTCGAATACTACCTCTCCCGTGTCGGCCTTGCCGATGCGATGGACCGGCCGGCGAAGGATCTCTCGAACGGCATGAAGCAGCGTGTCGGCATCGCCCGCGCCTTCGCCCTCTCGCCGAAGCTGCTGCTGCTCGACGAGCCGTTCGGCATGCTCGACAGCCTGACCCGCTGGGACCTTCAGGAAGTGCTGATGGAGGTCTGGGGGCGCACCCAGGTGACCTCGATCTGCGTCACCCACGATGTCGACGAGGCGATCCTGCTTGCCGACAAGGTGGTGATGATGACCAACGGCCCGAATGCCCGGATCGGCGCGATCATGGAGGTGAACCTCCCGCGCCCGCGTACCCGCCGGGCCCTGCTCGAGCATCCGAACTACTACAGCTATCGGGAAGAGATCCTGAATTTCCTCGAAGAATACGAGCGTGGCGCACACGCCGACGCGGCCTGA
- a CDS encoding ABC transporter permease has product MTATDAMDFANDATDAARAARRDRLYARITRADRYLNLLALGWITPILKMAIGDNPAGQLKELWRGLGLPAVGIALFLALWASTAPMVQTSLGTVPGPAGVWEQVENLYADHLRERNKETAFYERQDERNAKLIAAGKADKVKERSYTGKPTYLDQILTSLKTVALGFVIATIFAVPIGVICGLSRSATAALNPLIQIFKPVSPLAWLPIVTMIVSALSSTNSELFPKSFVISAVTVTLCSLWPTLINTALGVASIEKDLINVGRVLNLSWSVKVLKLVLPSALPLIFTGLRLSLGVGWMVLIAAEMLAQNPGLGKFVWDEFQNGSSQSLAKIMVAVFTIGIIGFLLDRVMMALQAMFSFSESR; this is encoded by the coding sequence ATGACCGCAACGGATGCGATGGATTTCGCCAACGACGCGACGGACGCGGCCCGGGCCGCGCGGCGCGACCGGCTCTATGCGCGGATCACACGCGCGGACCGCTACCTGAACCTGCTCGCCCTCGGCTGGATCACGCCGATCCTCAAGATGGCCATCGGCGACAACCCGGCCGGGCAGCTGAAAGAGCTCTGGCGCGGCCTCGGGCTTCCGGCGGTCGGCATCGCCCTCTTCCTCGCGCTCTGGGCGTCGACGGCTCCGATGGTGCAGACCTCTCTCGGCACCGTGCCCGGCCCGGCGGGAGTCTGGGAACAGGTCGAGAACCTCTATGCCGACCATTTGCGCGAGCGGAACAAGGAAACCGCCTTCTACGAGCGCCAGGACGAACGGAACGCGAAGCTGATCGCCGCCGGCAAGGCGGACAAGGTGAAAGAGCGCTCCTATACCGGCAAGCCGACCTATCTCGATCAGATCCTGACCTCGCTGAAGACGGTCGCCCTCGGCTTCGTCATCGCCACCATCTTCGCGGTGCCGATCGGCGTCATCTGCGGCCTCTCCCGCTCGGCCACCGCGGCGCTCAATCCGCTGATCCAGATCTTCAAGCCGGTGAGCCCGCTTGCCTGGCTGCCGATCGTCACGATGATCGTCTCGGCGCTCTCAAGCACGAACAGCGAGCTTTTTCCGAAGAGCTTCGTAATCTCGGCCGTCACCGTCACCCTCTGCTCGCTCTGGCCGACCCTGATCAACACCGCGCTCGGCGTCGCCAGCATCGAGAAGGACCTGATCAATGTCGGCCGCGTGCTGAACCTCTCCTGGTCGGTGAAGGTCCTGAAGCTGGTGCTGCCCTCGGCCCTGCCGCTGATCTTCACCGGGCTCAGGCTTTCCCTTGGCGTTGGATGGATGGTGCTGATCGCGGCGGAGATGCTGGCGCAGAACCCGGGTCTCGGGAAATTCGTCTGGGACGAGTTCCAGAACGGCTCCTCCCAGTCGCTCGCCAAGATCATGGTCGCCGTCTTCACCATCGGGATCATCGGCTTCCTGCTCGACCGCGTCATGATGGCGCTGCAGGCGATGTTCTCCTTCTCCGAGAGCCGGTGA
- the nirD gene encoding nitrite reductase small subunit NirD: protein MNDMRPIEMQHWFTIGRLSDIPRRGARQVILPRGPIAVFRTQTDEVYAIEDRCPHKGGPLSQGIVHDGAVTCPLHNWVIDLQTGNAMGADQGCVRTYRTRTDENGLVSVSLAGPAG from the coding sequence ATGAACGACATGAGGCCGATTGAGATGCAGCACTGGTTCACCATCGGACGGCTCTCCGACATCCCGCGCCGGGGTGCCCGCCAGGTCATTCTGCCGCGCGGTCCCATCGCCGTCTTCCGGACCCAGACCGACGAGGTCTACGCCATCGAAGACCGGTGCCCGCACAAGGGCGGACCGCTGAGCCAAGGCATCGTGCATGACGGCGCGGTGACCTGCCCGCTGCACAACTGGGTCATCGACCTGCAGACCGGCAACGCCATGGGCGCCGACCAGGGTTGCGTCAGGACCTACAGGACACGGACCGACGAGAACGGACTGGTGTCCGTCTCGCTCGCCGGACCGGCCGGTTAA
- a CDS encoding ANTAR domain-containing response regulator — MKIVVIDQRSERADLIKEALGEAGFPDVVIVAETDRLLERLAEIDPDAVLIDLEAPSRDMLEQMFEISRQVKRPVAMFVDDSGESSIAAAVEAGVGAYVVNGLAKSRIKPVMELAISRYNTFSRLQTELDAAKAALAERKLIDRAKGILMKMKGVEEEEAYKLLRKTAMNQNRRIAEIAESIVTAAELLQQ; from the coding sequence ATGAAAATCGTCGTCATAGACCAGCGAAGCGAGCGGGCGGATCTGATCAAGGAGGCGCTCGGCGAGGCCGGATTTCCGGATGTCGTGATCGTCGCCGAGACCGACCGGCTACTCGAAAGACTGGCCGAGATCGACCCGGACGCGGTGCTTATCGATCTTGAGGCGCCGAGCCGGGACATGCTGGAGCAGATGTTCGAGATTTCGCGCCAGGTGAAGCGTCCGGTCGCGATGTTCGTCGATGACAGCGGCGAAAGCTCGATCGCCGCCGCGGTCGAGGCCGGTGTCGGCGCCTATGTCGTGAACGGGCTCGCCAAGTCCCGAATCAAGCCGGTCATGGAACTCGCAATCAGCCGCTACAATACCTTCAGCCGGCTTCAGACCGAACTCGACGCTGCCAAGGCGGCGCTTGCCGAACGCAAGCTGATCGATCGGGCCAAGGGCATCCTGATGAAGATGAAGGGGGTCGAGGAGGAAGAGGCCTACAAGCTGTTGCGCAAGACGGCCATGAACCAGAACCGTCGTATCGCCGAGATCGCCGAGAGTATCGTCACGGCGGCGGAGCTGTTGCAGCAATGA
- a CDS encoding CmpA/NrtA family ABC transporter substrate-binding protein yields MKIAATVAVTVAVAAPAGAAMLDVEKDELKFGFIKLTDMAPLAIAYEKGYFEDEGLFVTLEPQANWKVLLDRVITGELDGAHMLAGQPLAATIGFGTEAHIITPFSMDLNGNGITVSNEVWEMMKPHLPKDADGKIAHPIKAEYLKKVVDKFKADGKPFNMGMVFPVSTHNYELRYWLASGGIHPGYYSKQNISGQILADALLSVTPPPQMPATLEAGTIHGYCVGEPWNQQAVFKGIGVPVITDYEIWKNNPEKVFGITAGFAEKYPNTALAVTKALIRAAKWLDENDNANRMEAVKILARSEYVGADAEVIANSMTGTFEYEKGDKRDVPDFNVFYRYFATYPYYSDAVWYLTQMRRWGQIAEPKSDAWFDEVARKVYRPDIYLKAAKMLVEDGHVAEADFPWETDGYRAPQSAFIDGHIFDGRAPNAYLEQFPIGLKGKEIVTGNKVAGG; encoded by the coding sequence GTGAAAATCGCCGCGACCGTCGCTGTCACCGTCGCGGTCGCCGCACCGGCCGGCGCCGCAATGCTGGATGTCGAAAAGGACGAGCTCAAGTTCGGCTTCATCAAGCTGACGGACATGGCCCCCCTCGCGATCGCCTACGAGAAGGGTTACTTCGAGGATGAGGGCCTGTTCGTCACCCTCGAGCCCCAGGCCAACTGGAAAGTCCTGCTCGACCGGGTCATCACCGGCGAGCTCGACGGCGCGCACATGCTGGCCGGCCAGCCGCTGGCCGCGACCATCGGCTTCGGCACCGAAGCCCATATCATCACGCCTTTCTCGATGGACCTGAACGGAAACGGCATTACCGTTTCCAACGAGGTCTGGGAAATGATGAAGCCGCACCTGCCGAAGGACGCGGACGGCAAGATCGCCCACCCGATCAAGGCCGAGTACCTGAAGAAGGTGGTCGACAAGTTCAAGGCCGACGGCAAGCCCTTTAACATGGGCATGGTCTTCCCGGTCTCGACCCACAATTACGAGTTGCGCTACTGGCTCGCTTCCGGCGGCATTCATCCGGGCTACTACAGCAAGCAGAACATCAGCGGGCAGATCCTGGCCGACGCGCTGCTCTCCGTGACCCCGCCGCCGCAGATGCCGGCGACGCTCGAGGCCGGCACGATCCACGGCTATTGCGTGGGCGAGCCGTGGAACCAGCAGGCCGTCTTCAAGGGCATCGGCGTGCCGGTGATCACCGACTACGAGATCTGGAAGAACAATCCGGAGAAAGTCTTCGGCATCACCGCCGGGTTCGCGGAGAAATACCCGAACACCGCGCTCGCCGTCACAAAGGCCCTGATCCGCGCCGCCAAGTGGCTCGACGAGAACGACAACGCCAACCGCATGGAAGCCGTCAAGATCCTCGCCCGCTCCGAATATGTCGGCGCCGATGCCGAGGTGATCGCCAACTCCATGACCGGCACCTTCGAATACGAGAAGGGCGACAAGCGCGACGTTCCCGACTTCAACGTCTTCTACCGCTACTTCGCGACCTATCCCTACTATTCGGACGCCGTCTGGTACCTGACGCAGATGCGCCGCTGGGGCCAGATCGCGGAGCCGAAGAGCGACGCCTGGTTCGACGAGGTCGCGCGCAAGGTCTACCGCCCGGACATCTATCTGAAGGCCGCGAAGATGCTGGTCGAGGACGGTCATGTGGCAGAGGCCGACTTCCCCTGGGAGACCGACGGATATCGCGCACCGCAATCCGCCTTCATCGACGGTCACATCTTCGACGGCCGTGCCCCCAACGCCTATCTGGAACAGTTCCCGATCGGCCTCAAAGGCAAGGAAATCGTGACCGGCAACAAGGTCGCCGGCGGCTGA
- the nirB gene encoding nitrite reductase large subunit NirB, translating to MARKLVVIGNGMAPGRALERLLEQAPDAYEITIFNAEPRVNYDRIMLSPVLSGEKAYEDILIHDDVWYADHGITLKKGCKAVGIDREAKTVAGADGSVVPYDKLLVATGSSPFIIPVPGKDLEGVLTYRDLDDVEAMLAAADKGASAVVIGGGLLGLEAAAGLKERGMDVTVLHLMPTLMERQLDAAAGYLLERAIEARGIKVVTGANTHEIVGDTRVEGVRLDDGAEIPADIVVMAVGIRPNADLARQAGLEVNRGIVVNDAMQTSDPDILAVGECVEHRGHCYGLVAPLYEMAKVVAERLLDKEAAYQGSVTSTRLKVTGIDLFSAGDFSEGKDREEIVLRDAVGGIYKRLVIRDDRLIGIVLYGDTKDGAWFFQLMKDGTPIDEMRETLIFGQNYAGGTPLDPTAAVAALPDDAEICGCNGVCKSKIVGAITEHGLTSLDGVRARTKASASCGSCTGLVEQLMAMTLGDGFTPDAVQPMCGCTDLGHDDVRRLIVAKELKSIPAVMQELEWKTSCGCAKCRPALNFYLIADWPGEYQDDYQSRFINERVHANIQKDGTYSVVPRMWGGMTSSAELRAIADVVDKFGIPTVKVTGGQRIDLLGVPKEDLPAVWADLNAAGMVSGHAYAKGLRTVKTCVGTDWCRFGTQDSTGLGVKIEKMMWGSWTPHKVKMAVSGCPRNCAEATCKDFGVVCVDSGYELHVGGAAGMHIKGTEVLCTVATEAEALEYCAAVVQLYREQGRYLERIYKWMDRVGLAAIREQVVEDAEKRTALFEKFLYSQRFAQKDPWAERVAGKDAHEFTPMNRIAMREAAE from the coding sequence ATGGCCAGGAAACTCGTCGTCATCGGCAACGGCATGGCGCCTGGCCGGGCGCTGGAACGGCTGCTGGAACAGGCGCCCGATGCCTATGAGATCACGATCTTCAACGCCGAGCCGCGGGTCAATTACGACCGCATCATGCTCTCCCCGGTGCTCTCCGGCGAAAAAGCCTATGAGGACATCCTGATCCATGACGACGTCTGGTACGCGGATCACGGCATCACCCTCAAGAAGGGCTGCAAGGCCGTCGGGATCGACCGGGAAGCGAAAACCGTGGCCGGCGCCGACGGCTCCGTTGTTCCCTACGACAAGCTGCTGGTCGCGACCGGTTCCTCCCCCTTCATCATTCCGGTGCCCGGCAAGGATCTCGAGGGCGTGCTGACCTATCGCGATCTCGACGATGTCGAGGCGATGCTGGCCGCTGCGGACAAGGGCGCCTCGGCCGTGGTCATCGGCGGCGGTCTGCTCGGCCTCGAGGCGGCGGCGGGACTGAAGGAGCGCGGCATGGACGTCACCGTGCTGCACCTGATGCCGACCCTGATGGAGCGGCAGCTCGACGCGGCTGCAGGCTATCTCCTGGAAAGGGCGATCGAGGCGCGCGGCATCAAGGTGGTGACCGGCGCCAATACACACGAGATTGTCGGCGACACCAGGGTCGAAGGTGTACGCCTCGACGACGGGGCCGAGATCCCGGCGGATATCGTGGTGATGGCGGTCGGGATCCGTCCCAACGCGGACCTCGCGAGGCAAGCCGGGCTTGAGGTCAATCGCGGCATCGTCGTGAACGATGCGATGCAGACCTCCGATCCTGACATTCTCGCCGTCGGCGAGTGCGTCGAGCATCGCGGCCACTGCTACGGCCTGGTCGCGCCTCTCTACGAGATGGCCAAGGTCGTCGCCGAGCGGCTGCTCGACAAGGAGGCCGCGTACCAGGGGTCCGTGACTTCGACCCGTCTCAAGGTCACCGGCATCGATCTTTTCTCGGCTGGCGACTTCTCGGAAGGCAAGGACCGCGAGGAGATCGTGCTGCGCGATGCCGTCGGCGGGATCTACAAGCGCCTCGTGATCCGCGACGACAGGCTGATCGGCATCGTGCTCTACGGAGATACCAAAGACGGTGCCTGGTTCTTCCAGCTGATGAAGGACGGCACCCCGATCGACGAGATGCGCGAAACGCTGATCTTCGGCCAGAACTATGCCGGAGGTACCCCGCTGGACCCTACGGCGGCCGTTGCAGCCTTGCCGGATGATGCGGAGATCTGCGGCTGCAACGGCGTGTGCAAATCCAAGATCGTCGGTGCGATCACCGAACACGGTCTGACGTCGCTCGACGGTGTCCGGGCCCGCACCAAGGCTTCGGCCTCCTGCGGCTCCTGCACCGGGCTTGTCGAGCAACTGATGGCGATGACCCTTGGCGACGGCTTCACGCCCGATGCGGTGCAGCCGATGTGCGGCTGTACCGATCTCGGCCATGATGACGTGCGCCGCCTGATCGTCGCCAAGGAACTGAAATCGATCCCCGCGGTGATGCAGGAGCTGGAGTGGAAGACGTCCTGCGGCTGCGCGAAATGCCGGCCTGCGCTGAACTTCTATCTGATCGCGGACTGGCCCGGCGAATATCAGGACGATTATCAGTCCCGTTTCATCAACGAACGCGTCCACGCCAACATCCAGAAGGACGGCACCTATTCCGTCGTGCCCCGGATGTGGGGCGGCATGACTTCCTCGGCCGAACTGCGCGCCATCGCCGACGTCGTCGACAAGTTCGGCATCCCGACGGTGAAGGTGACGGGAGGCCAGCGTATCGATCTTCTGGGCGTGCCCAAGGAAGACTTGCCCGCGGTCTGGGCGGACCTGAATGCCGCCGGGATGGTCTCGGGCCATGCTTACGCCAAGGGGCTGCGCACGGTGAAGACCTGCGTCGGCACCGACTGGTGCCGCTTCGGCACTCAGGACTCCACCGGACTCGGCGTGAAAATCGAGAAAATGATGTGGGGCTCCTGGACCCCGCACAAGGTGAAGATGGCAGTCTCCGGCTGCCCCCGGAACTGCGCCGAGGCGACCTGCAAGGATTTCGGCGTGGTCTGCGTCGACTCCGGTTACGAGCTCCATGTCGGCGGGGCAGCCGGCATGCACATCAAGGGCACGGAAGTGCTCTGCACGGTCGCGACCGAGGCGGAGGCGCTCGAATATTGCGCCGCCGTGGTCCAGCTCTATCGCGAACAGGGCCGCTACCTCGAACGGATCTACAAGTGGATGGACCGGGTCGGTCTCGCCGCGATCCGCGAGCAGGTGGTCGAGGATGCTGAAAAACGGACGGCGCTGTTCGAGAAGTTCCTCTATTCGCAGCGCTTCGCCCAAAAGGACCCCTGGGCGGAACGGGTGGCCGGCAAGGACGCCCACGAGTTCACGCCGATGAACCGGATCGCGATGCGGGAGGCCGCGGAATGA
- a CDS encoding globin family protein produces MSLTSEQITLIQESFAKVAPIKEQAAELFYGRLFEIAPEVRPLFQSDLKEQGAKLMATLGMVVAGLRNLEAVVPVAAKLAERHVGYGVKAEYYAPVGSALLWTLEQGLGEGFTPDVEEAWASAYGLLSGAMIEAAHGPSSAVTEGVA; encoded by the coding sequence ATGAGCCTGACATCCGAACAGATCACCTTGATCCAGGAGAGTTTCGCCAAGGTCGCCCCGATCAAGGAGCAGGCGGCGGAGCTTTTCTACGGCCGCCTCTTCGAGATCGCGCCGGAGGTCCGCCCGCTCTTCCAGAGCGACCTGAAGGAACAGGGCGCCAAGCTGATGGCGACCCTCGGGATGGTCGTCGCCGGCCTCCGGAACCTCGAAGCCGTGGTGCCGGTCGCCGCCAAGCTGGCGGAACGCCATGTCGGTTACGGGGTGAAGGCCGAATATTACGCGCCTGTCGGGTCGGCCCTGCTCTGGACCCTCGAACAGGGCCTTGGCGAGGGCTTCACGCCGGACGTGGAGGAAGCCTGGGCAAGTGCCTACGGCCTGCTCTCCGGCGCCATGATCGAGGCCGCCCACGGGCCGTCCTCCGCAGTCACCGAGGGAGTCGCCTGA